One Elgaria multicarinata webbii isolate HBS135686 ecotype San Diego chromosome 7, rElgMul1.1.pri, whole genome shotgun sequence DNA window includes the following coding sequences:
- the LOC134401264 gene encoding uncharacterized protein LOC134401264 — MRLETPIARLCLRSLQGAPICRRHSPPALPPSLSNLRAAIAAKRSLSGHWGSSAGGRNKDPAPGSSRSLGSPDCRTSGSVEGREIPLRQGSERRAGRRKEPQSLRPAEAGSGAWRRRRLSLSRRQLGSPQREASLLEKGVGVGRLPGGGGASSLSLPFSHCSSDASALLSTCKPNPLTHRPPPSPPLREVKVTTAAAAPAPPPPAAAAVLNLRGHPAPPAGNGRNAAAPESAKPLRESRRSEFPKLRDEEEEEKGEREGDGLAFRGSKEVMGLNRVQAVRGSRSGFFSRKSSPAEFSGGQIFSSREFWVWLQAPTLTLVPSWSVGLQPSTSREHKVEECCLSSFTELALFFLFWLGAVTTMYKLPGKEQQFKDFSHICCPHRHLCEREATVLAFGEPCVHFTFMECAYLEKLHLLSLDILCTVEGCHSNIIKHSANASNFKSPETTAKHKFLFL; from the exons ATGCGCTTGGAGACGCCGATCGCGCGCCTTTGCCTCCGCTCTCTTCAAGGCGCGCCCATCTGCCGCCGCCACTCCCCGCCCGCgttgcctccctccctttcaAACCTTC GGGCAGCGATCGCGGCTAAAAGGTCCCTTTCTGGTCACTGGGGCTCCAGCGCGGGTGGGCGGAACAAGGACCCGGCGCCCGGCTCGTCGAGGTCTCTCGGCAGCCCCGATTGCCGCACATCAGGCTCGGTCGAGGGGAGGGAGATTCCCCTTCGCCAGGGATCTGAGAGGCGGGCGGGGCGCCGAAAGGAGCCGCAGTCGCTGCGCCCAGCCGAAGCCGGATCCGGtgcgtggcggcggcggcgcctttCCCTTTCTCGGCGGCAGCTCGGCTCTCCGCAAAGAGAGGCTTCCCTTCtcgagaagggggtgggggtggggaggcttcccggcggcggcggcgcctcgtCTCTCTCGCTGCCTTTCTCCCACTGCTCCTCCGATGCCTCCGCTTTGCTCTCAACCtgcaagcccaaccccctgacCCATCGCCCGCCTCCGTCTCCTCCCCTCCGGGAGGTAAAGGTAACAACGGCGGCCGCagcacctgctcctcctcctcccgcagcCGCCGCCGTACTAAACCTCCGCGGCCACCCGGCTCCCCCTGCAGGGAACGGCAGGAACGCCGCCGCCCCGGAGTCCGCCAAGCCTCTGCGGGAGTCGCGGCGATCAGAGTTCCCAAAGCTTcgggacgaggaggaggaggagaagggggagagggagggagacggGTTGGCTTTCAGAGGAAGCAAGGAAGTGATGGGTCTAAACCGTGTACAagccgtgcgcggctcccggtcCGGGTTTTTTTCTCGGAAGTCAAGTCCCGCTGAGTTCAGTGGGGGACAAAttttcag TTCCAGGGAGTTCTGGGTTTGGCTACAGGCTCCTACCCTAACCTTGGTGCCCTCCTGgtctgttggactacagcccaGCACATCTAGAGAGCACAAGGTCGAGGAATGCTGTCTGAGCTCCTTCACAGAGTtggcacttttctttcttttttggctggGAGCCGTAACAACTATGTATaaattacctggaa AAGAGCAGCAATTCAAAGACTTCAGCCACATTTGCTGTCCACATAGGCACCTGTGTGAAAGGGAAGCAACAGTGCTGGCTTTTGGGGAACCATGTGTACATTTTACAT tCATGGAATGTGCATACTTAGAAAAGCTCCATCTACTGAGTTTGGATATACTGTGTACAGTGGAAGGTTGCCACTCCAAT ATTATCAAACATTCTGCCAACGCTTCCAACTTCAAGTCCCCCGAGACGACTGCAAAACAcaaattcctttttctctga